The stretch of DNA TTGTTTAACATTGTAATATTTCCATGATGATTGATGGTTTTAATGATTTTTTTATTCTGAAATCGGTAGTTTACCAGGACGTTGTCACGTTGTATCATCATTGTTTTGTTCGAAATCATTTGTTGTTTCACATCATTTGCATGAATGACATTCTCCATATCCTTAACCATGATTTCAATATCAAATGTTCGATCTTCAAAAATAGTGTTTTTCAATTGTCCTAATGTGACGATGATGATGGGGATTAACATGACAATAACGAATTGTATAAACAATGCGAAAAGACTTTCAATGAGGCTGAACCCCTGTTTTTGAGTAACAATATTTTTGATGCGTTTGGTTATTTTGAATACATAGTTGTTGTTTTGAAGGTGTGATTTCATAGTGAGATACCGTCATCTTCTTATTAGGAATTTCGTGTTTGATTACGTTGAGTAGCGTTCGCTTTAAATTTAAATCTTCAATTGCTTCGTTATAAGTGTGCAACATCTGTGTTGTTATAGGAATGAGTTGGTAGATCAGTGAGGCTAACAGAAACAAGGAAAATGTACTTTCGATAATCAGATAGCCAGCTTTTTGCTGTAGATATTTTATTTTGAATATGACACCCGATACCTCCCTTGTTCAATATGGAATATAAGTGATATGTGTTGCTGTCGATAATCAAATTTCACTGTACCAAATTTAGTTATTTTACCCTCTTTGTCAAAGAGAATGG from Staphylococcus lutrae encodes:
- a CDS encoding ComGF family competence protein; its protein translation is MLIPIIIVTLGQLKNTIFEDRTFDIEIMVKDMENVIHANDVKQQMISNKTMMIQRDNVLVNYRFQNKKIIKTINHHGNITMLNNVQDVHYQEIDHHMILMTIKYKEGAILHVKEVLL